The following proteins are co-located in the Castor canadensis chromosome 5, mCasCan1.hap1v2, whole genome shotgun sequence genome:
- the LOC109703281 gene encoding LOW QUALITY PROTEIN: olfactory receptor 5H8-like (The sequence of the model RefSeq protein was modified relative to this genomic sequence to represent the inferred CDS: inserted 2 bases in 2 codons) — translation MEKENATLLTEFVLTGLTHKPEWKIPLFLLFLVTYLITMAGNLGLIAVIWNDPHLHIPMYLLLGSLAFVDVXLSSSVMPKMLINLLTMSKTISLSECMLQFFSFGTSATTECFVLAVMAYDRYVAICKPLFYPVIVTNRLCVRLLLLSFVGGFLHSLFHESFLLRLTFCNSKIIYHFYCDIIPLLKISCTDPSINFLMLFIFSGSIQVFTILTVLTSYSFVLFTILKKRSIKXHKAFSTCGAHLLSVSLYYGTLLFMYVRPTSPQADDQNMMDSLFYTVLIPVLNPIIYSLRNKQVLDSFTKTLKRNI, via the exons atggaaaaggaaaatgcaaCATTGCTGACAGAGTTTGTCCTCACAGGACTTACACACAAACCAGAGTGGAAAATCCCCCTATTCCTGCTGTTCTTGGTGACATATCTCATCACTATGGCAGGGAACCTTGGTCTTATTGCTGTCATCTGGAATGACCCTCACCTTCACATTCCTATGTACTTACTTCTTGGGAGTTTAGCCTTTGTAGATG GGTTATCATCCTCAGTGATGCCAAAAATGCTAATCAACTTGTTAACTATGAGCAAGacaatctctctctctgaatgcatgctgcaatttttttcctttggaaccAGTGCAACCACAGAATGCTTTGTCTTGGCAGTCATGGCTTATGATCGCTATGTAGCCATATGCAAGCCTCTATTTTATCCAGTCATTGTGACCAATAGACTATGTGTACGACTATTGCTTTTGTCATTTGTTGGTGGCTTTCTTCATTCCTTGTTTCATGAAAGTTTTTTATTGAGGTTAACATTCTGTAATTCCAAAATAATTTATCACTTTTATTGTGATATCATACCATTGTTAAAGATTTCCTGTACTGATCCTTCTATTAATTTtctaatgctttttattttttctggttcaATTCAAGTATTCACCATTTTGACTGTCCTCACGTCTTATTCATTTGtcctttttacaattttaaaaaagaggtcTATCA AGCATAAAGCCTTCTCCACTTGTGGGGCCCATCTCTTATCTGTGTCTTTGTACTATGGGACTCTTCTCTTCATGTATGTGCGCCCTACATCTCCACAAGCAGATGATCAAAATATGATGGACTCTTTGTTTTATACTGTCTTAATTCCTGTGTTAAATCCCATTATTTACAGTCTGAGAAATAAGCAGGTTCTTGATTCATTCAcaaaaacattaaagagaaatatttag